The genomic stretch TGGCTGCACGCTGCCGCTGCTTCTCCGCTTCGCCTCCTCGTTTCTGGTCTGTgctacaaacacagagagaaaagcagcaaCATGCCGAAAGCCAAGAAGTCCAGCAAGAGGAACACGTTCGACTACAACAAGGACcggaagaagcagaagaagaagtttcTGAAGAAGTACAACCCGAGGATAGAGGAGTAAGTAAGGCCACACGGAGCGCTAGCATGtttgctaacgttagcctgcaCGGCTGATGTTTACAGACTGTCTGTTGTCCTGGTGGTCAGTCTGTAACCGACGGGTCTGTGAGCTGGAGCGTTTAAATGTACAGAATGAATTGTGGGTCATTAATAGGAACAAATAAGTAGTTTAATAAAAGTTCTGGCTAATGTAAGAACTGGATGTGACCTTACGCTGAAGCTTGAATCAGATGTTGGCACTTTTATCTGTGGCACACATCTACAGAGCCTGGTCTCATCCAGACAGAGCACCTTTCTGAACCATCTGTGAGCCAGGAGGGTCCAGaaggaggaacacacacaaagacaaacacacagtgaatgtgTGAATCATTTTCCAGTTTCCATAAACCCCTCTGACGCATGTTTCGTCTTAACTCTAACTCGTCTTCATGTCTCAGTCGACAGGTTCGGCATGCGTGGGACAACAACAAGTCCATGGCCAGGAACCTGCAGGAGATGGGTCTGAGTTTTGATCCAAACAGGTCTCTACCCATAAAGAACCCAAAGGTAGGTGGCTGCTGGGCCAGAAGTGATCCACCACAGACACCAGGACGAGTCTCTGACAGGACATGGCGAGTCTCTGACAGGACCAGTCTCTGACGGGACGGGACCAGTCTCTGACAGGACCAGTCTCTGACGGGACAGGACCGACTGAGTCTCTGACAGGACGGGACCAGTCTCTGACAGGACAGGGCGAGTCTCTGATGGGATCAGTCTCTGACAGGACAGGACCAGTCTCTGACGGGACCGACTGAGTCTCTGACAGGACAGGACCGACTGAGTCTCTGACAGGACAGGACTGACTGAGTCTCTGACAGGACAGGACCGACTGAGTCTCTGACAGGACAGGACCAGTCTCTGACAGGACAGGACCGGCTGAGTCTCTGACAGGACAGGACCAGTCTCTGACAGGACAGGACCGGCTGAGTCTCTGACGGGCCCAGTCTGCTTCTCTTAGGGTGTTTTCAGTGTTGGACTGAGCCAGCTTGCAGAAGTCACATATTATTTCCACTTTCTTGTAGTTATATGTGCACGATTGGTTTGTGCCACACGGGGGCGCCAGAGCATTGCTCATGACATCCATGCTGCTGAACCTCTGAATGTCTGAAgctgtttgtctttctgtccTGAGGCGGATTATTGTTGCTGATTGATTTCTGGTGTTTGGTCATCATCTACTCAacttccccattgtgggactaataaaagtttcttaatcttaaaactCGTTGACCCTCGGGCTGACTCGGGTCACCTCTGAGGGGCCTCTGGTTTCCCTCCTCCGGGCTGAGGAGACGGGGGCAGGTTAAAGCCTGTGCTGACctcatctgtgtttctgtccacaGCTCCTCAGAGAAGACAAAGGCACCAAAGCATCCAGCGTCATCGTCACCAAGCCCTACGTTCTCAACCGTGAGTgtcctttgtgtttctgtttgtggcCGGCGTCctgtcagcagctctgtgttaaGATGTGGCTGACATCTTGTTACGgatcatttctgtgtgttcGAGAGCTGCAAATGTAGATTTTTATAAACAAAACCCATGAAAAGAGCTCAGTGTCTCACTGCTTCATGCTGAATATAGAAATCTTTCTCTGTTGTACTCACATAAACAGGACATGATGTCTGTTATGACCACTGAGAacacactgatcatgtgacagcagGGGAAGAACATAGAAACTGCTGCAGGGTTATGTCTctataacgtgtgtgtgtgtgtgatctggtTGGTTCTGATTCTGTGTTTGGTTTGAGCAGAGCTGGAGGACCAGGCCAGCCTGCCGGAGAAAGACACCAAGACGTTATCGTCGGACCTGATCGAGTACGTCCAGTACATGATCCGAGAGCACAAAGACGACTACAAGGTGAGACCGGCCGCCACGCCTGCAGCGTTCAGTCTGAGTCAAATGTTAAACAGACCTAAACCACGCTCAGAGGATCCAAACCCAACATTCGCCTCCCTCATTAGTACTCCTCTGAGTGGGTCTACAGCTAAGCTAACGACTCGTTAATGTCAGAGAGCGATCGGAAGTCCCCTCACATATGAGCCAGGGAGAGTCTGACTGGCTCTCCGCCTCGGCCTTTGTGCTGAGCTAAGCCTCTCATTTTAATTGTCGTGTCATTTAACTGTTCCTCAGCAGcaacatgctaagctaacatcaCAAACGTTTCCCTGTCGGTACATTCAAGGACATCAGAGATCTGAGCGCccggtgggggggggggggtgttctttCAGTCCTCAGTCTGAAGGGACGCACGTTACAGCGAGTGGCGGCGTTTAAATGGCTGCAGCTTTTATCAGAGGCGCTGCCTCCACATGGGTCCACGGCAGCTGCTTTAGATGTGAATGAGTCACGGCTGGGAGCTCTGCCAGCTCTGTcagtcagagagagggagagacacaaTGAAGCATCCTTCACTGAAAACAGCCCTGACTGAGCCGCCGTCCGTCTGTTACATAAAGTCTGTGTGAAGGCTCGTGATCAGCACACGGCGGTGTGGATGCAGGATTCAAGGTCTGCACTACAGCTACACACATCAGacctgcagctacacacatCAGACCAGCAGCTACGCACATCAGacctgcagctacacacatcagacctgcagctacacacatcagacctgcagctacacacatCAGACCAGCAGCTACACACATCagaccagcagctcctccagagtccagtcaggCAGCCACAGGCCTGTGAGGTCACTCTGAGGGGCAAAGAGGCGGAGCTTCACAGCTGTCACTCTCAGCAGCGTCACTGATTAAAAACTCTTCATATGATTTAAATGAGCGAGTTATTACGTAGTTATAACAGTTATTATCTCCAGGCTGTCAACATTTGGGGATTGACTCAGTAAATCCAGTAAAAGTTCGTCTTCAGTccgtgttctgttctgttcttcttCATTAAACTaactcatcctcatcatcatcgtctTTCTTTGGTGCCTGTTCTGCCGTCCCTGCAGGCGATGGCCAGAGACGAGAAGAACTACTACCAGGACACGCCCAAACAGATCAAGAGGAAGATCAACGAGTACCGCCGCTGCCACCCGCAGCACTACGAGGCCTTCGTCGGCTCGCTCGCCGCGCCGCAGCCAGTGGTCCAGTAGGAGGACATAAGGGGGACGATCGGACTGAGCAGGACGTGTGTCTCTGTTggacttgttttatttttatctgtgttgttACAGGAGCGTCGCCGTCCGTCTGACTGAAAGCTGATTTATTGACGTTTAAATGTCACGAAGCTCCGGTGATTTTTCACTTTTACCTGGACGGACTTTTTCTCCACTTTTCCTGCATCATGGACGCCGAGCCGGAGGAAGTAAAGATCCTGGCCCGAGCGCGGGGGAAGGACATCAAGTGATTAAAATGATCCACTGATTGTTTATTAAAAGCTCGCCAACCCTCACGTTCAGCCGTCAAACATGTGACTGTTTTAGGTCTTCTAGGGGTGGGCGTGGTCAAATgtctcagcagcgccccctacaCTCAGTCAGAACACTTTTGTCCACATGTGCAGCCCATCAAGACAACAGAAGCCTCCTGGGGTGATCCTCAAAACCCAACAGGAACATCcacagcgccacctagtggctacaggaagtgttttgtttttctattgatgtcaagagagaaaataataaataattgatTGGAGTAAATCTATTAGTGTTTTGTTGATTTTTAATGGACGTCAGTATTTTTCAGTAGCCTCCAGGTCATGTGACCAAGGGACAAATGACTCCATTGGGATTTGAGAGCTTCTCAAATGAGATATTAATCTGTATGAAAGAATGCAAACGATGCTGAATATATTAGGTCACGACAACAAAACGTTGACTTCCACATGTCAACTCCTCAACATGTCAGATTATCCACGAGAAATCCGTGAGCGTCTGCCGGCACATCGTCTGGTGTCAGTGGGTCCGTCCTCTGGGGGCCCTGATGGTGCAGCGCTGTGAGGTCGCCGTGCTCGGCCCCTTCCCCTCCTGTTTGCTTCCTGAGGTCTTCAGCCCGTTATCGGTGCTGActcctgttgttgtttcagGCCGCATCGACCTCGTCAGTCATTTACAACAACTTCCTGTCCGGCCCCACAGAAACATTCCTCCTCTTATCAGCTGAGGTCGGCGTTTATGGTGACGAGTGAAGAATTCATGACTTTCTTAAGGACTCGTTTATTTCACTGTGTCAGGAGGAATGTTAAGTCACGTTGGCTCCGCCCACTGAGTGACAGAAAGCTGGTTgagtgtcagtgttgtgttgaaaCTGTGCACCATGTAAACAGGtgaagatctgtgtgtgtgactgacagattCCAGCAGAAACCTGAGACCTGGTTCTACGGACTGCTGACGTCTGGATTTtcctggtttctgtgtgtgctggaggcggcatgtggatgttgttgtagTGAGGTGGGAGTGttcctgtgatgtcactgcgTACATTAAAATAGTCCATGCACAGAAACTGAACATTGTTGGATTAGTTTAGTTAAAGCAGCAGTGTGGGGCgtttgtctccccctcctgGCAGTGAGAGTAACTACACTAACACTTAGGTTGACTGTGTGCCTGCGCtccttctgtgtgtgacagcctgCAGGCTGAACCCGTTCTTTTCGTCGGTCTGTGTTCAGACCTCTGCTCCAGCTGTGTTAATCTGCTCCCTGGGTCCATTGTTTCCAAAACATTCTCACATCAGTGACTCTTAAATATGAATCTGTCCGAGCGTGACAGTGTGAAAGGCGTCGCTCTTCTCACTCTTGTGTTGGATTCAGACACCTCTGTGGAAAGAGCTGACTGCCGTCTCAGCGGTATCAGAAACCTCCTC from Parambassis ranga chromosome 14, fParRan2.1, whole genome shotgun sequence encodes the following:
- the nop16 gene encoding nucleolar protein 16 codes for the protein MPKAKKSSKRNTFDYNKDRKKQKKKFLKKYNPRIEDRQVRHAWDNNKSMARNLQEMGLSFDPNRSLPIKNPKLLREDKGTKASSVIVTKPYVLNQLEDQASLPEKDTKTLSSDLIEYVQYMIREHKDDYKAMARDEKNYYQDTPKQIKRKINEYRRCHPQHYEAFVGSLAAPQPVVQ